One genomic region from Leptospira inadai serovar Lyme str. 10 encodes:
- a CDS encoding energy transducer TonB, giving the protein MNARLLTVRDSILSWYEGTNLWDRCLYGSILVHFLCFGTYYVVTHLKPGEIDSDRLEFQDIEVDIQEIPPELIGGENSPAPVEKEEWVEGSDKDGKDPEDNDIDPNKLSGDGTDKDGFLYAYMGDKPPTPIIDFDLRDYFPEKAKLQGISYADTILEVRVDEHGNLIDAKVLKAGIKGYGFEDAAIRVVRAARWSPGYVKGRPIKMNHRIPVNFKLDD; this is encoded by the coding sequence ATGAATGCAAGGTTACTGACAGTCCGGGATTCGATCTTGAGCTGGTACGAAGGTACGAATCTTTGGGATCGCTGTCTGTACGGTTCGATTTTGGTGCATTTTCTATGTTTCGGAACCTACTATGTCGTTACCCATTTAAAACCCGGTGAAATCGATTCCGATAGATTAGAATTTCAAGATATCGAAGTCGACATTCAGGAAATTCCTCCCGAACTGATCGGCGGCGAAAATTCTCCCGCTCCTGTGGAAAAGGAAGAATGGGTAGAGGGATCCGATAAGGACGGTAAGGATCCTGAAGATAACGACATCGATCCCAACAAATTAAGCGGGGATGGAACGGACAAGGACGGCTTTTTATATGCTTACATGGGCGATAAGCCGCCGACACCGATTATCGATTTTGATTTACGGGATTATTTTCCGGAAAAAGCCAAGCTACAAGGAATTTCCTACGCCGATACGATTTTGGAAGTCAGAGTGGACGAACATGGCAATTTAATCGACGCCAAAGTTTTAAAAGCCGGAATCAAAGGATACGGATTCGAGGATGCGGCGATTCGTGTCGTTCGAGCCGCTCGCTGGAGTCCCGGTTACGTCAAGGGCCGTCCGATTAAAATGAACCATCGTATTCCGGTAAATTTCAAATTAGATGATTGA
- a CDS encoding LIC_20196 family exoprotein encodes MRLAASCIIVLSFFLLPVEALTPPPTLESQVTHSDFIALARLSNVKESKISANSISVTANIQVLKPIKGGSDLPTKFDLAFLVFPEYFGKWLKAPPQEGDYILFLIKKKVKDSKGKETEVVALYEPHPYAFREYSKELEEKIRAEIKN; translated from the coding sequence ATTCGTCTGGCAGCTTCCTGCATTATAGTCCTTAGCTTTTTTCTTCTCCCCGTAGAAGCCCTGACTCCGCCTCCTACCCTAGAATCACAAGTAACTCATTCCGATTTTATAGCACTTGCAAGATTATCCAATGTTAAGGAAAGCAAGATCTCCGCGAACTCCATATCGGTGACGGCTAATATACAAGTGCTAAAGCCCATAAAAGGCGGCTCGGATTTACCGACAAAATTCGACTTAGCATTCCTCGTTTTTCCGGAATATTTCGGGAAATGGCTAAAAGCTCCTCCGCAAGAAGGAGATTATATTCTTTTTTTAATTAAGAAAAAAGTAAAGGATAGCAAGGGAAAAGAGACGGAGGTGGTCGCACTATACGAACCTCATCCCTATGCCTTTCGGGAATATTCGAAAGAATTGGAAGAAAAAATTCGAGCCGAAATCAAAAACTAA
- a CDS encoding C1 family peptidase, whose protein sequence is MKMFRKISVLISTLLLAGNGLFGQPAKFPGLGMKQEPFELLSSLKEANPNRISHRGMASSVDLSDSMPPVGDQGQQSSCVAWSTAYATKSFQEYSERKGRGNWNLRTPDGSPNYSSIFSPAFIYNQINGGRDNGSLISDAMKLVVETGAATWDAMPYNPSDYLAKPPQSAFDVASKFKAKEFLRVRQTDPMEVKNQLAQGRPVVAGILVYENFMNLKGKEIYKEGVGKAYGGHAISIVGYDDSQNAFKFINSWSTQWGDQGYGYIDYKWFTKVCQSAFVLVDEVASIQDEPTPTQTNDNKPLPPEKTKPVPPKEVSASQGSYSDRVQITWESVIGAVGYEIYRKGPGDSTFTKIGLSQTNGFTDDGIQKDIAYAYKITTLTDSDSSDQSDGEAIGYAKSEEQKAPAKVVGLKASQGQFSNKIDIVWEAIDGVSEYSVYKWSNTQKKYVLIGKSKTNSYSDNAAAKNGNTELYVVAAVNGGKTGDPSDAASGSTAKADSKPPKPVGLIATKGLYNSKVELRWQKVTGASRYLIYRYNTGGLFGSGTWSKLAEEAKENFVDEKLPAQYAFYAVAAVNKNGLAGPFSDYAYGYIDPNKHRGERLPSPTGLKGNPDAKNGKITLKWDPVKGASEYYVYRKKRGSSSWDFISSANAKSSLFTADIPEKESFFLYTVTAKTDLGGESEYATPVSAVLSAAKPAKLMRAFGGDSTLEKFKGPWTAMSWDGSKGVNQVLLEIESQDNVNYVVKFNKQKIFEGKYVENSPIIDKDGKFRIEIEKTGDALSVTLKDNGIINQKSTLSFLKE, encoded by the coding sequence ATGAAAATGTTCAGAAAAATTTCCGTTTTAATATCCACTTTATTGCTCGCCGGGAACGGCCTATTCGGACAGCCGGCAAAATTTCCGGGGTTAGGAATGAAGCAGGAGCCGTTCGAACTCCTGTCCTCCCTTAAGGAAGCGAATCCCAATCGAATCTCTCATCGTGGAATGGCCTCCAGCGTCGACCTTTCCGATTCGATGCCACCGGTAGGCGACCAAGGCCAACAAAGCTCCTGCGTGGCTTGGTCCACTGCGTATGCAACAAAATCCTTCCAGGAATACAGCGAGAGGAAAGGAAGGGGAAATTGGAATTTAAGAACTCCGGACGGTTCCCCCAACTATTCGTCCATCTTTTCTCCGGCGTTCATCTACAATCAAATCAACGGTGGAAGAGATAACGGCTCCTTAATTTCAGATGCGATGAAATTGGTAGTGGAAACCGGAGCGGCCACTTGGGATGCGATGCCGTATAATCCTAGTGATTATTTAGCTAAACCGCCCCAGTCCGCATTCGACGTCGCCTCCAAATTCAAGGCCAAGGAATTCCTAAGGGTTCGCCAAACGGATCCGATGGAAGTGAAGAATCAGCTCGCACAAGGGAGACCCGTCGTCGCCGGAATCCTCGTTTACGAGAATTTCATGAACCTAAAAGGAAAAGAGATCTATAAGGAAGGAGTAGGCAAAGCCTATGGCGGACATGCAATTTCTATCGTCGGCTATGATGATTCTCAAAACGCATTCAAATTCATTAATTCGTGGAGCACGCAATGGGGAGACCAGGGCTACGGATACATCGACTATAAATGGTTCACGAAAGTCTGTCAATCGGCGTTCGTTCTCGTTGATGAAGTAGCGAGTATTCAGGACGAACCCACACCGACTCAAACGAACGATAATAAGCCCCTTCCACCGGAAAAGACCAAACCCGTTCCTCCGAAAGAAGTTTCAGCCTCGCAAGGGTCCTATTCGGACCGAGTGCAAATCACTTGGGAAAGCGTCATCGGAGCCGTAGGTTACGAGATTTATCGGAAGGGCCCCGGAGATTCCACATTCACCAAAATCGGCCTTTCGCAAACCAACGGATTCACGGACGATGGCATCCAAAAAGATATCGCTTACGCGTATAAAATCACGACTCTTACGGACTCGGATTCTTCGGACCAATCGGACGGCGAAGCGATAGGTTATGCGAAGTCGGAAGAACAGAAGGCACCTGCAAAAGTAGTAGGCCTAAAGGCTAGTCAGGGTCAATTTTCAAATAAAATCGATATAGTATGGGAAGCGATAGACGGAGTCTCCGAATACTCCGTCTATAAATGGAGCAATACCCAGAAAAAATATGTTCTGATCGGAAAAAGCAAAACCAATTCCTATTCGGATAATGCTGCGGCCAAGAACGGAAATACCGAATTATATGTGGTTGCCGCGGTCAACGGCGGAAAGACAGGTGACCCTTCCGACGCCGCCTCAGGAAGCACGGCAAAAGCCGATTCCAAACCGCCGAAACCCGTCGGCTTGATCGCTACAAAAGGGCTGTACAACAGCAAGGTAGAACTTCGTTGGCAAAAAGTTACCGGAGCGTCCCGGTATTTGATTTATCGTTATAATACCGGAGGACTTTTCGGTAGCGGGACTTGGTCGAAATTAGCGGAGGAGGCCAAGGAAAATTTCGTGGATGAGAAGCTTCCGGCCCAGTATGCGTTTTATGCGGTAGCTGCGGTAAATAAAAACGGATTAGCGGGACCTTTTTCGGATTACGCTTACGGTTATATCGATCCGAACAAGCATAGGGGGGAAAGGCTTCCTTCACCGACCGGTCTGAAAGGAAATCCGGACGCAAAAAACGGCAAGATCACGTTAAAATGGGATCCCGTTAAGGGCGCATCAGAATATTACGTTTATCGCAAGAAGCGAGGATCCTCCTCCTGGGATTTTATATCCTCGGCCAACGCAAAGAGTTCGCTATTTACGGCGGATATTCCCGAAAAGGAAAGTTTCTTTTTGTATACGGTTACGGCTAAAACGGATCTAGGAGGCGAAAGCGAATACGCGACTCCCGTTTCTGCGGTACTCTCCGCCGCAAAACCGGCAAAATTAATGCGGGCTTTCGGCGGAGATTCCACTTTAGAAAAATTTAAAGGGCCATGGACTGCGATGTCCTGGGACGGGTCGAAAGGGGTCAACCAAGTCCTGCTGGAAATCGAGAGCCAAGATAACGTTAATTACGTTGTTAAGTTTAATAAGCAAAAGATTTTCGAAGGGAAATACGTTGAGAATAGCCCGATCATAGACAAGGACGGAAAATTCCGGATTGAAATCGAAAAAACCGGTGACGCACTTTCGGTTACTTTGAAAGATAACGGGATTATCAATCAGAAATCCACGCTCAGCTTTCTGAAAGAATAA
- a CDS encoding EAL domain-containing protein, with protein MTDSQNLSLRSFDFGDLEQFKTVFINENRGKPIFLLRFQSISIISLVEFIQLVPQKIAEVEPSHREFLRYYTYGDKKNLLIGVAPLDNSGFENQANFDAAIGRFHDSAVRNGSLNFDFGIGRTQCNFISYVEEIFRELESSSLKNLKDNLVRWSWTYLNRVNDYFASDRPDAVIQPIIHYNHRDHTFSMKGGEVFVGGEAYAGYADLIRDIPHDQDLNRIELLILEKLIMSCNGSPGLLKFNISPQTLIDTFDTDEKVTRFHELLLKQNLNPQNIRMELIEKPYEEGEATLKSVCRRFWNFGISFAADDFGVKSQSHQVVLDLGEMIKEFKLDPISFKFKADQDLTKFLDNLAFIDYCRRLSDNREAIITAEALEDIDSLNFLITHQVYYFQANLFCRKIWIQDYKDRFKEMQKLPESAVTTILGSAELTQRLKEIGNIFTLAREVELI; from the coding sequence ATGACAGATTCCCAAAACCTCAGTCTAAGATCCTTCGATTTTGGGGACTTAGAACAATTCAAAACCGTTTTCATCAATGAGAATCGCGGAAAGCCGATCTTTCTCCTTAGATTCCAAAGTATTTCCATAATTTCTCTCGTTGAGTTCATCCAACTCGTTCCACAAAAGATAGCCGAAGTGGAACCGTCTCATCGCGAATTTCTTCGTTATTATACGTACGGAGACAAAAAGAATTTATTGATCGGAGTTGCCCCGTTGGATAATTCCGGATTCGAGAACCAGGCAAATTTCGACGCTGCCATCGGTAGATTTCATGATAGCGCCGTTCGAAACGGAAGTTTGAATTTCGATTTCGGAATAGGTCGCACCCAATGTAATTTTATCTCCTACGTGGAGGAAATTTTTCGAGAGCTGGAGTCGTCCTCCTTAAAGAATTTAAAGGACAATCTGGTCCGCTGGAGCTGGACCTATTTAAATCGCGTAAACGATTATTTTGCGAGCGATCGCCCTGACGCGGTCATTCAACCGATTATTCATTACAATCATAGAGATCATACTTTCTCGATGAAAGGAGGCGAGGTCTTTGTCGGCGGGGAAGCGTATGCCGGTTATGCCGATTTGATACGGGATATCCCTCACGATCAGGACTTGAACAGAATCGAACTTTTGATCCTCGAAAAATTGATCATGTCCTGTAACGGATCGCCGGGATTATTGAAGTTCAATATCTCTCCTCAGACGTTAATCGATACGTTCGATACGGACGAGAAAGTTACTCGATTTCATGAGCTCCTTTTAAAGCAAAATTTAAATCCCCAGAATATTCGTATGGAGCTGATAGAAAAACCGTACGAAGAAGGCGAGGCGACTCTTAAGTCCGTTTGTAGAAGGTTTTGGAATTTCGGAATCAGCTTTGCGGCGGACGACTTCGGAGTTAAGAGTCAAAGTCATCAAGTCGTATTAGACTTGGGCGAAATGATCAAGGAATTTAAATTGGATCCTATCAGCTTCAAATTTAAGGCAGACCAGGACTTGACTAAATTCCTAGATAACCTTGCGTTCATCGATTATTGCCGTAGACTTTCCGATAACCGGGAAGCGATTATCACCGCAGAAGCTTTGGAAGATATAGATTCCTTAAATTTCCTAATCACTCACCAAGTTTACTACTTTCAAGCGAATTTGTTTTGTCGCAAAATTTGGATTCAGGATTATAAGGATCGATTCAAGGAAATGCAAAAGCTTCCGGAGAGCGCCGTAACAACGATACTCGGCTCCGCGGAATTAACCCAAAGGTTGAAGGAAATCGGAAATATCTTCACGCTCGCGAGAGAAGTGGAACTGATTTAA
- a CDS encoding UTP--glucose-1-phosphate uridylyltransferase: protein MDSMKAESEVLIQAKMLKAGLSAEFISDFLSKVDEVRNGETGIVKWEEVGDLDSNSDEISLEVIESRGRPDPSILNELVVIKLNGGLGTSMGLSGPKSLIEIKDGMSFLEIVARQIEFIRKEYKIEVPLLLMDSFSTLEQSQAELKRIGFSQSFPTSFLQHKVPRLLKNSLKPLEVPGDENEEWCPPGHGDIWFTLLETGILDLLLEKGYKVAFVSNGDNLGATVHPGILRYMMEEELEFCMEMTPKTLADKKGGAIFRRTVNGKKLNYQLLETAQVPSNHMHEFEGVSKFRSFSTNNLWIRLDALKERLVSGKFSLSLIVNPKMVDGQEVLQLETAMGSAIQNFPKAKGIIIPRDRFAPVKKCEDYLVRRSDAYTLHSDFSITMTEERKNAGLGEVIVQMDDIYYKKINDFTARMLALPSLVRCTSLRVEGDVVFDIPLEIEGDVIISNPSGSQKKVSELGKNRISGETIRFRFT, encoded by the coding sequence ATGGATTCGATGAAAGCGGAATCGGAGGTACTGATCCAAGCGAAGATGCTTAAGGCCGGACTTTCTGCGGAATTCATTTCGGACTTTTTGTCGAAAGTCGACGAGGTTCGAAATGGGGAGACCGGAATCGTAAAATGGGAAGAGGTCGGAGATCTTGACTCTAACTCGGACGAAATTTCTCTCGAAGTGATCGAATCGAGAGGCAGGCCGGACCCGTCCATTTTAAACGAACTCGTAGTCATTAAGCTGAACGGCGGATTAGGAACGAGCATGGGATTGTCCGGCCCGAAATCTCTCATAGAAATCAAGGACGGAATGTCTTTTTTGGAGATTGTCGCTCGGCAGATCGAGTTTATTCGGAAAGAATACAAGATCGAAGTCCCGCTATTGCTTATGGATAGCTTCAGCACTTTGGAGCAGAGTCAGGCGGAGTTAAAGCGAATCGGATTTTCTCAATCTTTTCCGACAAGCTTTTTGCAGCATAAGGTTCCAAGGCTTCTCAAGAATAGTCTAAAGCCGTTGGAGGTCCCCGGGGATGAAAATGAAGAGTGGTGTCCGCCCGGTCACGGTGATATTTGGTTTACGCTACTGGAAACAGGCATCCTAGATTTGCTCCTCGAGAAAGGATATAAAGTCGCCTTCGTCTCAAACGGAGATAATTTAGGTGCCACTGTTCATCCTGGAATCTTACGGTACATGATGGAGGAAGAGCTGGAATTCTGTATGGAGATGACCCCAAAAACCCTGGCTGATAAGAAAGGGGGGGCTATTTTTCGAAGGACAGTCAACGGTAAAAAGCTGAATTACCAATTGCTGGAAACCGCGCAGGTTCCTTCGAATCATATGCACGAGTTTGAAGGAGTTTCCAAATTTCGAAGTTTTTCCACCAATAATCTATGGATTCGCCTGGATGCGCTAAAAGAGCGTTTAGTTTCCGGAAAATTTTCCTTATCCTTGATTGTAAATCCCAAGATGGTCGACGGGCAGGAGGTCCTACAGTTGGAAACCGCAATGGGATCCGCTATTCAAAACTTTCCAAAAGCTAAAGGAATCATTATTCCGCGCGATCGATTCGCTCCGGTAAAAAAATGCGAAGACTACCTTGTCCGACGCTCCGACGCATATACTTTGCATTCGGACTTTTCTATAACGATGACAGAGGAACGCAAAAATGCGGGTTTAGGAGAAGTGATCGTCCAGATGGATGATATTTATTATAAGAAAATTAATGACTTTACTGCAAGAATGCTAGCTCTTCCGTCATTAGTGCGCTGCACCTCGTTGCGGGTCGAAGGAGATGTCGTATTTGATATTCCTTTAGAGATAGAAGGTGACGTAATCATATCCAATCCTAGCGGATCGCAGAAAAAAGTTTCCGAGCTCGGCAAAAATCGGATCTCCGGAGAAACAATACGTTTCCGCTTTACATAA
- a CDS encoding esterase/lipase family protein, whose translation MKKTFASVREFYYSIVEIFSFLFSLATCYLPETRETPIEQADILIVPGFFSGPVYYKKLTRKLEKSGYKPKILKIPPIFLNTTNIIRSLDSQLKNLPKKYVFLTHNTGGLLCLLLPDTSRRKVGALITLGTPFRGTSLFRFFGPKELGWKSPLLEKMFNTFLFMDRFQPLSPWKELFFLPKSSSEFGQGRDLWFDVVGNFNIVRVEENLRSISDYLQKNHPPSASSKHHSQSDKNRILETEILEVEKPSKIKKKVRRAEIKKPIGKKKVQPARKKRK comes from the coding sequence ATGAAAAAAACCTTCGCAAGCGTACGCGAATTCTACTACAGCATCGTTGAAATATTCTCGTTTCTTTTCTCTTTGGCGACTTGCTATCTTCCGGAGACTCGGGAAACTCCGATCGAGCAAGCCGACATTCTCATCGTTCCCGGTTTTTTTTCCGGACCCGTATATTACAAAAAACTTACAAGAAAACTGGAAAAGTCGGGATATAAACCCAAAATCCTAAAAATTCCTCCGATTTTTTTAAACACGACAAATATCATCCGGTCCCTCGATTCCCAACTGAAAAACCTGCCGAAGAAATACGTTTTTCTAACCCATAATACGGGAGGTCTTTTATGCCTACTATTACCGGATACGTCTAGAAGAAAAGTTGGCGCCTTGATCACGTTAGGAACTCCGTTTCGAGGGACCTCCCTCTTCCGTTTTTTCGGGCCGAAAGAATTAGGGTGGAAATCCCCTTTGCTGGAAAAGATGTTCAACACCTTTCTTTTTATGGATCGCTTTCAACCGCTTTCCCCGTGGAAGGAACTTTTTTTTCTACCCAAATCTTCTTCGGAATTCGGGCAAGGAAGGGATCTTTGGTTCGACGTCGTAGGAAATTTTAATATCGTACGAGTGGAGGAAAATCTACGTAGCATTAGCGACTACTTACAAAAGAATCATCCGCCAAGCGCGTCCTCAAAACACCACTCTCAATCGGATAAAAATCGGATCCTAGAAACCGAAATTCTCGAAGTCGAGAAGCCGTCGAAAATTAAAAAGAAAGTTCGAAGGGCCGAAATAAAAAAACCGATCGGAAAGAAAAAGGTGCAGCCCGCTCGGAAGAAGCGCAAATAG
- a CDS encoding CsgG/HfaB family protein, with amino-acid sequence MTFFRNLLLIGTVGILLINCSSLGTKNKAPDLESAVKTIAADLKNQFVASAKSQGGKMPGRLGILNIVNGDGSKSQLGGILTDKLTKELFDPNVFILLERDRLNRVVSEQTFQESGLVLSDQVISLGKLSGAEYLLLGQILFEDQDFLLNLRIVSLAGVILATTEVRFDSNDETFSKFRERIQ; translated from the coding sequence ATGACATTTTTTCGTAATTTACTTCTAATCGGTACAGTCGGGATCCTCTTGATAAACTGCTCCTCCTTAGGAACAAAAAATAAGGCTCCCGATTTGGAGAGTGCCGTAAAAACTATCGCCGCGGATTTAAAGAATCAATTCGTCGCATCCGCAAAATCTCAAGGCGGAAAAATGCCGGGTAGATTAGGAATTTTAAATATAGTTAACGGTGACGGATCAAAGTCCCAGTTGGGCGGAATTTTGACCGACAAATTGACGAAGGAACTTTTCGATCCGAACGTTTTTATCTTATTGGAAAGGGACCGGCTGAATCGGGTAGTGAGCGAACAGACTTTTCAGGAAAGCGGATTAGTTCTTTCGGATCAGGTAATTTCACTCGGAAAACTTTCCGGGGCCGAATATCTGCTCTTGGGGCAGATACTTTTCGAGGATCAGGATTTTTTATTGAATCTTCGTATCGTTTCGCTTGCCGGAGTTATTCTTGCGACTACGGAAGTTCGTTTCGATTCCAATGACGAGACGTTTTCCAAATTTAGGGAACGTATTCAATAA